The sequence CTGGTCGGTGAACCGCAGGACCTCGACGCCCTTGCACGTGACGGCCGTTCCGGTGAGCGGGCAGCACACCATGCGCGCCACTCCGGTGGCCGCGTCCCCGATCAGCTCGCACTGCGCCCACTTCTTGATGTCGATCGTGGGGTGGGACAGCTGCTTGAACAGTTTCCCGCCGCCGTCGTTGTGGCCCGGCCGGTAGTCCCAGTGCCCGCCGTTCGGCGGCTGGAACTGGATGGCGCTCAGCGCGTCGCGAATCGGGTCGGTGGTGCCCCAGATCAGCACGGTCGGTTTGTGGTTGCCCTTGACCTGCCGCACATTGAATATCCACCGAAACGTGCCGACCTGCTGTTTGTTGTAGTACAACCAGCCGCGCGCGGTGCCGTTTCCGTGGATGACGCCGTTTTTCGCCGACCACAGACCGGGCTTGGACGACGTCCAGGCGGTCAAATCGGCACCGTCGAACATCGAGACCAGATTCGGGTCGCCGTACGGGTTTT is a genomic window of Amycolatopsis lexingtonensis containing:
- a CDS encoding family 16 glycoside hydrolase, with translation MFRKFFGVLAAGIVAASAFAPTAAAAENPYGDPNLVSMFDGADLTAWTSSKPGLWSAKNGVIHGNGTARGWLYYNKQQVGTFRWIFNVRQVKGNHKPTVLIWGTTDPIRDALSAIQFQPPNGGHWDYRPGHNDGGGKLFKQLSHPTIDIKKWAQCELIGDAATGVARMVCCPLTGTAVTCKGVEVLRFTDQTAGRTGPLALQVHNSGIQDEYRGLYVESPVVTKPGEFLTL